Genomic DNA from Rhodoferax mekongensis:
TCACCGCGTGTTTGCTCGCGCTGTAAGCTGACATCTTGGGTGCGCCCACCAGCCCGGCCACCGATGCGGTGTTGACGATGGCGCCGCCACCTTGGGCAAGCATCTGCGCAATCTGGTACTTCATGCACAGCCACACGCCCTTGACGTTCACGCCCATGATGCGGTCGAAAGTGGCCTCTTCGCAGTCGGCCAGGCGCATGTGTTCTTCTTCAATGCCGGCGTTGTTAAAGGCGCAGTCCAGCCGCCCGAAGTGCGCCACCACTTGGGCCACCATGGCTTGCACCTGCGCGGCCTGCATGACATCCGCCGCAATGAACAGCGCCTCGGCCCCCAGCGCTTTGACTTGTGCGGTGGTTTCTTCGCCTGCTGCCACGTCGCGGTCGGTCACTGCGACCTTGGCACCTGCACTCGCAAACGCCAGCGCACTGGCCCGCCCTATGCCACCGCCACCGCCGGTGAGCAGCACCACTTTGTTGTCGAATCGGATCTGCATGAAATCGTCCTTTGCCGCAAATGAGAGCTTGGCATCTTAGGTGGCGGTCTGCGTTTCTTGTACCGCAGGCGTAACCCGCGCGACAGGGCGGAGGTCATACTCGGTGCAGTTTGTTTACCGGAGTTATTGCTGTGCAAATCCAGTCTCATGAAGTCGACCTCTCCACCCCCACCGGCGTGATGCGCTGCTATGTGTACCGCCCCAAAGAGCTTGATGCCGCAGCGCCC
This window encodes:
- a CDS encoding SDR family oxidoreductase; amino-acid sequence: MQIRFDNKVVLLTGGGGGIGRASALAFASAGAKVAVTDRDVAAGEETTAQVKALGAEALFIAADVMQAAQVQAMVAQVVAHFGRLDCAFNNAGIEEEHMRLADCEEATFDRIMGVNVKGVWLCMKYQIAQMLAQGGGAIVNTASVAGLVGAPKMSAYSASKHAVIGLTKSAAVEYGRKGIRVNAVCPGVIRTVMLERAVQADPKVAATVAGAHPIGRIGEPDEVAAAVLWLSSDASSFVTGLAHTVDGGLTSI